A single Nocardioides bizhenqiangii DNA region contains:
- a CDS encoding ABC transporter ATP-binding protein — protein MSVITSTESAVVTTAAGAVNLNKSYGTGDATVTALDNVTVGLGAGEFTAIMGPSGSGKSTLLHMLAGLDQPTSGQVFLGDTDISTLDDKGLTLLRRDRIGFIFQSFNLLPTMTAAENIVLPMKIAGRTPDEHWVASIVETVGLTERLGHRPAQLSGGQQQRVAAARALASKPQIVFADEPTGALDSRSGAELLGFLRRAVTELNQTVVMVTHDANAASYADRVIFLADGRIVDEMRRPSADEVYDYMKTLGA, from the coding sequence ATGTCTGTCATCACTTCCACGGAGTCGGCAGTGGTCACCACCGCCGCCGGCGCCGTCAACCTCAACAAGAGCTACGGGACCGGCGACGCCACCGTCACCGCCCTCGACAACGTGACCGTGGGCCTCGGTGCCGGTGAGTTCACCGCCATCATGGGACCCTCCGGCTCCGGCAAGTCGACGCTGCTGCACATGCTCGCCGGGCTGGACCAGCCGACGAGCGGTCAGGTGTTCCTCGGCGACACCGACATCAGCACCCTCGACGACAAGGGGCTCACCCTCCTCCGTCGGGACCGGATCGGGTTCATCTTCCAGTCCTTCAACCTCCTGCCGACCATGACCGCGGCGGAGAACATCGTGCTTCCCATGAAGATCGCCGGGCGCACGCCCGACGAGCACTGGGTGGCATCCATCGTCGAGACCGTCGGCCTCACGGAGCGGCTCGGCCACCGGCCGGCCCAGCTCTCGGGCGGCCAGCAGCAGCGGGTCGCCGCTGCCCGGGCGCTGGCGTCGAAGCCGCAGATCGTCTTCGCCGACGAGCCCACCGGCGCGCTCGACTCACGCTCGGGCGCCGAGCTGCTCGGGTTCCTGCGCCGGGCCGTCACCGAGCTCAACCAGACCGTCGTCATGGTCACCCATGACGCGAACGCCGCGAGCTACGCCGACCGCGTGATCTTCCTCGCGGACGGTCGCATCGTCGACGAGATGCGCCGGCCGAGCGCCGATGAGGTCTACGACTACATGAAGACGCTGGGGGCCTGA
- a CDS encoding ABC transporter permease, with protein MLTTTLRGMLAHKLRLALTTASIALGVAFLAGTLVLTDTMGTAFDRLFDKVAAGTDAVVRTEAAYSASEGVSTSRAPIDAAVLDQVEQVEGVRAAEGSVSGYALLTDTDGDAVIPPGGLPTTGATMSADEKLRGDVKVLAGEAPDGPHEVAIDATSAEENDIEVGSTIKILFQGPTEEFTVVGTVGFGDDKDLGGSTSAYFDVATAQRVLGTPGVFDTIEVSADPGISQAELAERLSAVVPEGTEAVTGDAVSKENADAVKSNMKMINILFSIFAGIALFVGGFIIWNTFTMIVTQRSREIALMRAIGATKRQIKRSLLFEAILIGAGASAIGVALGLGVAKGLKVLMDVAGFSLPTTSLQVEPRTIIISMAVGTLVTVVSALVPARRATKVRPVEALRESAADTGSFSKRRALVGTTVLGLGTAGVLSTLYADAPMVVFGVGLLSVLVGVIVALPMAVRPLAAAIGAPMKLRGLSGELATQNAVRNPRRTAATAAALMIGLTLVVSMSVFASSLKTSFGEVIGDKTDADLYVTSASSQGPGFSPTVVAAVEDVEGVDSVAASGWGMARFEGHDTSYSAVDPATAGDLMQLDLSQGSLSELGDDTVVVSRDIAESNGWELGDTVDAEFAATGKHQLELVGIFDSKGWVTDNFVIGLDEQNALAGPQLVTSALVKVAAGADRDEVQDAITAALADHPDAKVLDQDAYEAEASGFIDGLLTFVTVMLLLAVVIALLGIVNTLALSVFERTRELGLLRAVGMTRGQVRAMVRWESVVISLIGALSGAGLGIGIGVALSRVLEDQGITGVSIPAPQIAVYVVLAAVAGVLAALGPARSAAKVDVLKAVVTD; from the coding sequence ATGTTGACCACCACCCTCCGCGGCATGCTCGCGCACAAGCTGCGGCTCGCGCTCACGACGGCCTCGATCGCCCTCGGGGTCGCCTTCCTGGCTGGCACGCTCGTCCTCACCGACACCATGGGCACCGCGTTCGACCGGCTGTTCGACAAGGTCGCCGCCGGCACCGACGCGGTCGTCCGGACCGAGGCCGCCTACTCGGCCTCGGAGGGCGTCAGCACCAGCCGTGCCCCGATCGACGCGGCCGTCCTCGACCAGGTCGAGCAGGTCGAAGGCGTGCGCGCGGCGGAGGGATCGGTCAGCGGGTACGCCCTGCTCACCGACACCGACGGCGACGCCGTCATCCCCCCGGGCGGGCTGCCCACGACGGGCGCCACGATGTCGGCCGACGAGAAGCTCCGCGGCGACGTCAAGGTGCTGGCCGGCGAAGCGCCGGACGGACCCCACGAGGTCGCCATCGACGCCACCAGCGCCGAGGAGAACGACATCGAGGTCGGGTCGACCATCAAGATCCTGTTCCAGGGACCCACCGAGGAGTTCACCGTGGTCGGCACCGTCGGCTTCGGCGACGACAAGGACCTCGGCGGCAGCACGTCCGCGTACTTCGACGTAGCGACCGCTCAGCGGGTGCTGGGCACCCCGGGCGTCTTCGACACCATCGAGGTGAGCGCGGACCCCGGGATCTCTCAGGCCGAGCTCGCGGAGCGGTTGTCTGCCGTCGTGCCGGAAGGCACGGAGGCGGTGACCGGCGACGCGGTGTCGAAGGAGAACGCCGACGCCGTCAAGAGCAACATGAAGATGATCAACATCCTCTTCTCGATCTTCGCCGGCATCGCGCTGTTCGTCGGTGGCTTCATCATCTGGAACACCTTCACGATGATCGTCACGCAACGCTCGCGGGAGATCGCCCTCATGCGGGCCATCGGCGCGACCAAACGGCAGATCAAGCGGAGCCTGCTCTTCGAGGCGATCCTGATCGGCGCTGGAGCGTCCGCGATCGGCGTCGCGCTCGGCCTAGGAGTAGCGAAGGGCCTCAAGGTCCTCATGGACGTGGCCGGGTTCAGCCTGCCGACGACGTCGCTCCAGGTGGAGCCCCGCACCATCATCATCTCGATGGCCGTCGGCACCCTCGTCACCGTCGTCTCCGCGCTCGTCCCCGCCCGCCGCGCCACGAAGGTGCGTCCGGTCGAGGCGCTGCGGGAGTCCGCGGCCGACACCGGCAGCTTCTCCAAACGGCGGGCACTGGTCGGAACGACCGTCCTCGGCCTGGGAACCGCAGGTGTCCTGAGCACGTTGTACGCCGACGCACCGATGGTCGTGTTCGGCGTGGGCCTGCTCTCCGTGCTGGTCGGAGTCATCGTCGCGCTCCCGATGGCGGTGCGTCCGCTGGCCGCGGCGATCGGTGCTCCGATGAAGCTCCGGGGACTCTCCGGCGAGCTGGCGACGCAGAACGCGGTGCGCAACCCGCGTCGTACTGCTGCCACCGCCGCAGCGCTCATGATCGGGCTCACGCTGGTCGTGAGCATGAGCGTCTTCGCCTCTTCGTTGAAGACCTCCTTCGGGGAAGTCATCGGTGACAAGACCGATGCCGACCTCTACGTCACCAGCGCGAGCTCCCAGGGCCCCGGGTTCAGCCCGACCGTGGTGGCTGCGGTGGAGGACGTCGAGGGCGTCGACTCGGTCGCTGCCAGCGGTTGGGGCATGGCCAGGTTCGAGGGCCATGACACGAGCTACTCCGCGGTCGACCCGGCAACCGCCGGCGACCTGATGCAGCTCGACCTCTCCCAGGGCTCGCTGTCCGAGCTGGGGGACGACACCGTCGTCGTCTCCAGGGACATCGCCGAGAGCAACGGGTGGGAGCTCGGTGACACCGTGGACGCTGAGTTCGCAGCCACGGGCAAGCACCAGCTCGAGCTCGTGGGGATCTTCGACTCCAAGGGCTGGGTCACGGACAACTTCGTGATCGGGCTGGACGAGCAGAACGCCCTTGCAGGACCGCAGCTCGTCACCTCCGCCTTGGTGAAGGTGGCGGCCGGTGCCGATCGGGACGAGGTCCAGGACGCCATCACGGCGGCCCTGGCCGACCACCCGGACGCCAAGGTGCTGGACCAGGACGCCTACGAGGCCGAGGCCAGCGGGTTCATCGACGGACTGCTGACCTTCGTCACCGTGATGCTGTTGCTCGCGGTCGTGATCGCGCTCCTCGGCATCGTCAACACGCTGGCGCTCTCGGTCTTCGAGCGCACCCGCGAGCTGGGTCTGCTCCGCGCGGTCGGCATGACCCGCGGTCAGGTCAGGGCGATGGTCCGCTGGGAGTCGGTCGTGATCTCGCTGATCGGCGCGCTGTCCGGTGCCGGCCTCGGGATCGGGATCGGGGTGGCTCTGTCCAGGGTCCTCGAGGACCAGGGCATCACGGGAGTCTCGATCCCCGCACCGCAGATCGCCGTGTACGTCGTCCTGGCTGCCGTCGCCGGCGTGCTCGCGGCGCTTGGACCCGCCAGGTCGGCCGCCAAGGTCGATGTCCTCAAGGCGGTGGTCACGGACTGA